A single genomic interval of Primulina huaijiensis isolate GDHJ02 chromosome 7, ASM1229523v2, whole genome shotgun sequence harbors:
- the LOC140981073 gene encoding D-cysteine desulfhydrase 2, mitochondrial isoform X4 produces the protein MTLYRKEGGLCGNNSFKNINNPCLGEGMMRKSHPFSSFYVVRDDLLHPLVNGNKARKLDAILPVLEDNAATDVVTCGGCQSAHTAAVAVSCAERGLKSHLLLRGEEPEILTGYNLVSKLYGNVVYVPRSMYAKREEMLTRHAELVLGCNGSTYWLRDFLEDLSLYHLASNYKSSEEDAVECHEKTRKVVIINEGAGDAIALLGLVRLVRYLSQDHLFGKKQALKIVVDAGSGTTAIGLGLGVLCLGLPWEIIAIMLADDIEGYRKMERNLISEFFACFTSYLGDYPPGSGVDFVIVNWVERSLPRKFGKILEGEVQKCQRIAQQTGILVDPIYTLSAWDLATQLSENGEDDAKVVMLHTGGTLGMFGVAQRCKSHFKMPDKGDNITSPNF, from the exons ATGACTTTGTATCGAAAGGAAGGTGGATTATGTGGGAACAATTCTTTCAAGAACATCAACAATCCTTGTCTTGGTGAAGGGATGATGCGAAAGAGTCACCCTTTTTCATCATTTTATGTTGTGAGAGACGACTTGTTACATCCATTGGTGAATGGTAACAAGGCCAGGAAATTAGACGCAATACTTCCAGTCcttgaagataatgctgcaacTGATGTG GTCACCTGTGGCGGTTGCCAAAGTGCGCACACAGCAGCTGTAG CTGTTTCATGTGCAGAGAGAGGATTAAAATCTCACTTGTTACTCAGAGGAGAAGAACCTGAAATTCTAACGGGCTACAATCTGGTTTCTAAATTGTATGGAAATGTTGTTTATGTTCCAAGATCTATGTACGCCAAGAGAGAAGAAATGCTAACAAGGCATGCCGAGTTGGTTCTTGGCTGTAATGGCTCTACTTATTGGCTCAGGGATTTTCTTGAGGATCTCTCCTTATATCATCTGGCGAGTAATTACAAGTCCTCAGAAGAAGATGCTGTTGAATGTCATGAAAAAACAAGGAAAGTTGTTATTATCAATGAAGGCGCAGGAGATGCCATAGCATTGCTTG GCCTTGTACGTTTGGTTCGGTACTTGTCCCAGGACCATTTGTTTGGAAAAAAGCAAGCTCTAAAAATTGTTGTAGATGCTGGCAGCGGGACTACAGCTATTGGTTTGGGTCTTGGCGTTTTATGTTTAGG GCTTCCATGGGAGATTATTGCCATAATGCTGGCTGATGATATTGAGGGATACAGAAAAATGGAGCGAAACTTGATATCTGAATTTTTTGCATGCTTTACGTCTTACCTTGGTGACTACCCCCCCGGAAGTGGAGTAGATTTTGTAATCGTAAACTGGGTGGAACGGAGCTTACCAAGAAA GTTTGGCAAGATATTAGAAGGGGAAGTTCAAAAATGCCAAAGAATAGCACAGCAAACCGGTATTCTTGTAGATCCTATATATACTCTATCGGCTTGGGATCTTGCTACACAACTTTCTGAGAACGGGGAAGACGATGCAAAAGTGGTAATGCTTCACACTGGAGGGACGTTGGGAATGTTTGGAGTGGCTCAGCGGTGCAAGTCTCACTTTAAAATGCCAGATAAAGGTGACAATATTACAAGTCCAAACTTTTGA
- the LOC140981073 gene encoding D-cysteine desulfhydrase 2, mitochondrial isoform X3 codes for MRIQMLPRYPGVFSKHNLGNDEFVSKLLDRRWALSCPDTKINQVMTLYRKEGGLCGNNSFKNINNPCLGEGMMRKSHPFSSFYVVRDDLLHPLVNGNKARKLDAILPVLEDNAATDVVTCGGCQSAHTAAVERGLKSHLLLRGEEPEILTGYNLVSKLYGNVVYVPRSMYAKREEMLTRHAELVLGCNGSTYWLRDFLEDLSLYHLASNYKSSEEDAVECHEKTRKVVIINEGAGDAIALLGLVRLVRYLSQDHLFGKKQALKIVVDAGSGTTAIGLGLGVLCLGLPWEIIAIMLADDIEGYRKMERNLISEFFACFTSYLGDYPPGSGVDFVIVNWVERSLPRKFGKILEGEVQKCQRIAQQTGILVDPIYTLSAWDLATQLSENGEDDAKVVMLHTGGTLGMFGVAQRCKSHFKMPDKGDNITSPNF; via the exons ATGAGAATTCAGATGCTGCCTAGATATCCT GGTGTTTTCTCGAAGCATAATCTGGGTAATGACGAGTTTGTATCGAAATTGCTTGACAGAAGGTGGGCCTTAAGCTGCCCAGACACGAAAATCAACCAAGTAATGACTTTGTATCGAAAGGAAGGTGGATTATGTGGGAACAATTCTTTCAAGAACATCAACAATCCTTGTCTTGGTGAAGGGATGATGCGAAAGAGTCACCCTTTTTCATCATTTTATGTTGTGAGAGACGACTTGTTACATCCATTGGTGAATGGTAACAAGGCCAGGAAATTAGACGCAATACTTCCAGTCcttgaagataatgctgcaacTGATGTG GTCACCTGTGGCGGTTGCCAAAGTGCGCACACAGCAGCTGTAG AGAGAGGATTAAAATCTCACTTGTTACTCAGAGGAGAAGAACCTGAAATTCTAACGGGCTACAATCTGGTTTCTAAATTGTATGGAAATGTTGTTTATGTTCCAAGATCTATGTACGCCAAGAGAGAAGAAATGCTAACAAGGCATGCCGAGTTGGTTCTTGGCTGTAATGGCTCTACTTATTGGCTCAGGGATTTTCTTGAGGATCTCTCCTTATATCATCTGGCGAGTAATTACAAGTCCTCAGAAGAAGATGCTGTTGAATGTCATGAAAAAACAAGGAAAGTTGTTATTATCAATGAAGGCGCAGGAGATGCCATAGCATTGCTTG GCCTTGTACGTTTGGTTCGGTACTTGTCCCAGGACCATTTGTTTGGAAAAAAGCAAGCTCTAAAAATTGTTGTAGATGCTGGCAGCGGGACTACAGCTATTGGTTTGGGTCTTGGCGTTTTATGTTTAGG GCTTCCATGGGAGATTATTGCCATAATGCTGGCTGATGATATTGAGGGATACAGAAAAATGGAGCGAAACTTGATATCTGAATTTTTTGCATGCTTTACGTCTTACCTTGGTGACTACCCCCCCGGAAGTGGAGTAGATTTTGTAATCGTAAACTGGGTGGAACGGAGCTTACCAAGAAA GTTTGGCAAGATATTAGAAGGGGAAGTTCAAAAATGCCAAAGAATAGCACAGCAAACCGGTATTCTTGTAGATCCTATATATACTCTATCGGCTTGGGATCTTGCTACACAACTTTCTGAGAACGGGGAAGACGATGCAAAAGTGGTAATGCTTCACACTGGAGGGACGTTGGGAATGTTTGGAGTGGCTCAGCGGTGCAAGTCTCACTTTAAAATGCCAGATAAAGGTGACAATATTACAAGTCCAAACTTTTGA
- the LOC140980373 gene encoding putative multidrug resistance protein has translation MEKMGRKWGIFRFADDVDKLLMFLGILGSIAEGFASPITMYTLSGAIDEFGKADRAITNGAVNKYGLRLLYVAIGIGFACFIEGLCWTKTAERQTSRIRMEYLKSILRQEVGFFDNQDDSFSSFQAVSNISTDAHSIQDVIASKIPNSLAQLCSLVFGLLVAFLLSWRLALASVPFAIGFIAPGVGFGKLMMNTGVQSKDAYGVAGGIVEQAISNIRTVYSYVGELKTVERFSHSLQKSTNLGIKQGLIKGLMIGSMGMIFVTWAFQAWVGGLLVTEKGESGGHVFIAGICIILGGLSCMSSLPNVPFIVEASAAAKRIFEMIERIPHIDSENENGKILATVKGQIEFREVHFSYPSRKDEPILQGLNLKVKPGKKVGLVGGSGSGKSTIVSLIERFYDPIKGDILLDGHRIKRLQVQWFRSQIGLVNQDPILFATSIKQNILFGKEDASMELVINAAKSANAHNFIVKFPDGYDTQVGQLGVQLSGGQKQRIAIARALLRDPRILLLDEATSALDAQSESMVQEAIDQASQGRTTIAIAHRLSTIRNVDKIMVLESGRVVESGSHDELMQMNRGEGGIYSQMVRLQKSVVLNEAKKTPHRHSPISPHYIRSSSLNSSASEFTPPLMLSLVPSSIQNSPASSFSSHFERDEKPETSYPNPSLYRLLEMNAPEWKRAFLGSIGAVLFGAVQPVNAYYMGALVSAYFTNQNSKIKSDTRFYSIIFLNIAVVTFFSNLLQHYNFGIMGERLTKKVRERVLKNILTFEVGWFDREENTSAAICSRLSTEASRVRSLVGDRISLLVQVFTNAFLSFVLGLVIAWKVAIVMIAIQPFIIASFYYKTVLMEQMSENAKDAQNSGSQLASEAVLNHRTITAFSSQKRIIELFEETLKNPRKESTRQSWISGLGLFSSQFLAIGAVAMTFWYGGTLMNKGLLSVKQLFLTFFILMSTGKTIADAGTMTSDLLKGSSAVRSVFATLDRKSEIEPDKIEGLEATKNLKGTIELDSVYFHYPSRPEQLIFHGLSLKIDAGKTMALAGESGSGKSTVIGLIERFYDPVKGTILIDEKDIKNYSLRDLRSSIALVSQEPALFAGTVLENIVYGKENATETEIREAAALANADEFICSMKDGYKTFCGERGVQLSGGQKQRIALARAILKNPSILLLDEATSALDSLSENLVQEALEKMMVGRTCVVIAHRLSTIQMSDSIAVIKNGRIVEEGSHSELLALGDKGSYFNLVKLQQYCYTP, from the exons ATGGAAAAAATGGGGAGGAAATGGGGGATTTTTCGGTTTGCTGATGATGTCGACAAGTTACTGATGTTTCTTGGCATTTTGGGTAGTATTGCAGAAGGTTTTGCTTCTCCCATTACCATGTATACGTTGAGTGGAGCGATAGATGAATTCGGGAAGGCTGATCGGGCTATTACTAATGGTGCGGTGAACAAG TATGGGCTGAGGCTACTTTATGTTGCTATTGGGATCGGATTTGCTTGTTTTATCG AAGGACTTTGTTGGACAAAAACTGCTGAGAGGCAGACATCTCGAATAAGAATGGAATACCTGAAGTCGATACTTAGACAAGAAGTCGGTTTCTTTGACAACCAAGATGACTCTTTCTCCAGCTTCCAAGCTGTCTCAAATATCTCCACTGATGCGCATTCCATTCAAGACGTTATAGCTTCCAAG ATTCCCAACTCTCTAGCTCAACTCTGTTCACTCGTATTTGGTCTTTTAGTCGCATTCCTACTTTCTTGGCGACTGGCATTGGCTTCTGTTCCATTTGCTATTGGATTTATAGCCCCGGGGGTTGGATTCGGAAAGCTAATGATGAACACAGGAGTCCAGAGTAAGGATGCTTATGGGGTCGCAGGTGGAATTGTCGAACAAGCAATATCAAATATAAGAACTGTTTATTCTTACGTGGGAGAGCTAAAAACAGTTGAAAGGTTCAGCCATTCACTCCAGAAAAGCACTAATCTTGGAATAAAACAAGGATTAATAAAGGGTTTGATGATAGGTAGCATGGGAATGATTTTTGTGACTTGGGCATTTCAAGCTTGGGTTGGTGGCCTTTTAGTAACCGAAAAGGGCGAAAGTGGCGGCCATGTTTTTATAGCAGGCATTTGTATCATTCTTGGAGGACT GTCCTGTATGTCCTCTCTTCCTAATGTACCATTTATAGTAGAGGCATCGGCTGCTGCAAAGCGTATTTTTGAGATGATTGAACGTATTCCTCACATAGACTCTGAAAACGAGAATGGGAAAATTTTGGCTACTGTAAAGGGACAAATCGAGTTCAGAGAAGTTCATTTCAGCTATCCATCAAGAAAGGATGAACCGATCCTTCAAGGGCTAAATCTTAAGGTCAAACCTGGTAAAAAAGTTGGTCTTGTAGGTGGAAGTGGTTCTGGAAAATCGACAATTGTTTCTTTGATCGAACGGTTTTATGACCCCATAAAAGGAGATATTCTGCTTGATGGACACAGAATAAAAAGACTCCAAGTCCAATGGTTTAGATCTCAGATTGGATTGGTGAATCAAGATCCAATTCTGTTTGCCACATCCATTAAGCAAAATATACTATTTGGAAAGGAGGATGCTTCAATGGAACTGGTAATAAATGCTGCTAAATCAGCAAATGCTCACAACTTCATAGTCAAATTCCCAGATGGATACGACACTCAA GTTGGTCAGCTAGGTGTTCAGTTATCAGGTGGTCAAAAGCAACGTATTGCTATAGCAAGAGCACTGCTCAGAGATCCAAGGATTCTTTTGCTTGATGAAGCTACTAGTGCTTTAGATGCACAATCTGAGAGCATGGTACAGGAAGCGATTGACCAAGCTTCACAAGGCAGGACAACGATTGCCATTGCCCACCGCCTTTCTACCATACGAAATGTTGATAAAATTATGGTACTGGAGTCGGGGAGGGTCGTTGAATCAGGTTCGCACGATGAGCTGATGCAAATGAATAGAGGAGAAGGTGGAATCTACAGTCAAATGGTGAGATTACAGAAATCTGTAGTGCTAAATGAGGCTAAAAAAACACCTCATAGGCATAGCCCTATATCGCCTCATTATATAAGATCTAGCTCGTTGAATAGTTCTGCTTCTGAATTCACACCACCACTGATGTTGAGTTTAGTTCCTTCTTCAATCCAGAATAGCCCGGCTTCCTCGTTTAGTTCCCATTTCGAAAGGGATGAAAAACCAGAGACTTCTTACCCTAATCCCTCACTATACAGATTACTAGAAATGAATGCACCAGAGTGGAAGAGGGCGTTTCTTGGCTCTATAGGAGCTGTTTTATTTGGGGCTGTTCAGCCAGTGAATGCATACTATATGGGCGCTCTTGTTTCCGCTTACTTCACTaaccaaaactcaaaaataaaGTCCGACACAAGATTCTACAGTATCATCTTTTTAAATATAGCTGTCGTCACCTTCTTTTCTAACCTGCTACAGCATTACAACTTTGGAATCATGGGAGAACGGTTAACCAAAAAGGTTCGCGAAAGGGTTTTGAAAAATATTCTAACTTTCGAGGTTGGCTGGTTCGATCGGGAAGAGAACACGAGTGCTGCCATCTGTTCTCGTCTCTCTACCGAAGCGAGCAGGGTTAGGTCTCTAGTTGGAGACAGGATATCATTACTGGTTCAGGTATTCACAAACGCTTTCCTATCTTTCGTTCTTGGACTAGTCATTGCCTGGAAAGTCGCCATAGTGATGATTGCAATACAACCTTTTATTATAGCCAGTTTTTATTACAAAACCGTTTTGATGGAACAAATGTCTGAAAATGCCAAAGATGCACAGAATTCAGGAAGCCAGCTGGCAAGTGAAGCAGTATTGAACCACAGAACTATAACCGCATTTTCATCTCAGAAAAGAATCATTGAACTATTCGAAGAAACGCTGAAAAACCCTCGAAAAGAAAGCACGAGACAGTCATGGATTTCTGGTTTAGGACTTTTTAGTTCCCAGTTCCTAGCCATAGGTGCTGTAGCTATGACATTTTGGTACGGTGGGACACTCATGAACAAGGGGTTACTTAGTGTAAAACAGCTCTTTCTAACTTTTTTTATCTTGATGAGTACCGGTAAAACGATAGCAGATGCAGGAACTATGACATCTGATCTGTTAAAAGGTAGTAGTGCTGTGAGATCAGTTTTCGCAACTCTAGACAGAAAAAGTGAGATTGAACCTGACAAAATTGAAGGTCTAGAAGCTACAAAAAATCTGAAAGGAACCATAGAACTTGACAGTGTTTACTTTCACTATCCATCAAGACCTGAACAGTTAATCTTTCATGGCCTTAGTCTCAAGATTGACGCAGGAAAAACAATGGCACTTGCTGGAGAGAGTGGCTCTGGAAAATCCACCGTGATTGGACTGATAGAAAGATTCTACGATCCCGTAAAAGGGACAATTCTAATAGATgaaaaagatatcaaaaattaCAGTTTGAGAGACTTAAGATCAAGCATTGCATTAGTGAGTCAAGAACCGGCTCTTTTCGCGGGAACCGTACTAGAAAACATAGTTTATGGGAAAGAAAATGCCACAGAAACTGAAATCAGAGAAGCTGCTGCACTTGCTAACGCTGATGAATTCATATG TTCAATGAAGGATGGATACAAAACATTCTGTGGCGAACGAGGAGTTCAACTTTCGGGAGGACAGAAGCAAAGGATAGCACTTGCACGAGCAATCTTGAAGAATCCATCAATCTTGCTTTTAGACGAGGCGACAAGTGCACTGGACAGTTTGTCCGAGAATCTAGTGCAAGAAGCATTGGAGAAAATGATGGTGGGAAGAACTTGTGTGGTCATCGCGCATAGGTTATCGACTATACAAATGTCTGATTCCATTGCAGTGATCAAGAATGGTAGAATAGTGGAAGAAGGATCGCATTCTGAGCTACTTGCTCTTGGAGACAAAGGCTCATATTTTAACCTAGTCAAGTTGCAACAATATTGTTACACTCCTTAG
- the LOC140981073 gene encoding D-cysteine desulfhydrase 2, mitochondrial isoform X2, whose amino-acid sequence MRIQMLPRYPGVFSKHNLGNDEFVSKLLDRRWALSCPDTKINQVMTLYRKEGGLCGNNSFKNINNPCLGEGMMRKSHPFSSFYVVRDDLLHPLVNGNKARKLDAILPVLEDNAATDVVTCGGCQSAHTAAVAVSCAERGLKSHLLLRGEEPEILTGYNLVSKLYGNVVYVPRSMYAKREEMLTRHAELVLGCNGSTYWLRDFLEDLSLYHLASNYKSSEEDAVECHEKTRKVVIINEGAGDAIALLGLVRLVRYLSQDHLFGKKQALKIVVDAGSGTTAIGLGLGVLCLGLPWEIIAIMLADDIEGYRKMERNLISEFFACFTSYLGDYPPGSGVDFVIVNWVERSLPRKFGKILEGEVQKCQRIAQQTGILVDPIYTLSAWDLATQLSENGEDDAKVVMLHTGGTLGMFGVAQRCKSHFKMPDKGKGIV is encoded by the exons ATGAGAATTCAGATGCTGCCTAGATATCCT GGTGTTTTCTCGAAGCATAATCTGGGTAATGACGAGTTTGTATCGAAATTGCTTGACAGAAGGTGGGCCTTAAGCTGCCCAGACACGAAAATCAACCAAGTAATGACTTTGTATCGAAAGGAAGGTGGATTATGTGGGAACAATTCTTTCAAGAACATCAACAATCCTTGTCTTGGTGAAGGGATGATGCGAAAGAGTCACCCTTTTTCATCATTTTATGTTGTGAGAGACGACTTGTTACATCCATTGGTGAATGGTAACAAGGCCAGGAAATTAGACGCAATACTTCCAGTCcttgaagataatgctgcaacTGATGTG GTCACCTGTGGCGGTTGCCAAAGTGCGCACACAGCAGCTGTAG CTGTTTCATGTGCAGAGAGAGGATTAAAATCTCACTTGTTACTCAGAGGAGAAGAACCTGAAATTCTAACGGGCTACAATCTGGTTTCTAAATTGTATGGAAATGTTGTTTATGTTCCAAGATCTATGTACGCCAAGAGAGAAGAAATGCTAACAAGGCATGCCGAGTTGGTTCTTGGCTGTAATGGCTCTACTTATTGGCTCAGGGATTTTCTTGAGGATCTCTCCTTATATCATCTGGCGAGTAATTACAAGTCCTCAGAAGAAGATGCTGTTGAATGTCATGAAAAAACAAGGAAAGTTGTTATTATCAATGAAGGCGCAGGAGATGCCATAGCATTGCTTG GCCTTGTACGTTTGGTTCGGTACTTGTCCCAGGACCATTTGTTTGGAAAAAAGCAAGCTCTAAAAATTGTTGTAGATGCTGGCAGCGGGACTACAGCTATTGGTTTGGGTCTTGGCGTTTTATGTTTAGG GCTTCCATGGGAGATTATTGCCATAATGCTGGCTGATGATATTGAGGGATACAGAAAAATGGAGCGAAACTTGATATCTGAATTTTTTGCATGCTTTACGTCTTACCTTGGTGACTACCCCCCCGGAAGTGGAGTAGATTTTGTAATCGTAAACTGGGTGGAACGGAGCTTACCAAGAAA GTTTGGCAAGATATTAGAAGGGGAAGTTCAAAAATGCCAAAGAATAGCACAGCAAACCGGTATTCTTGTAGATCCTATATATACTCTATCGGCTTGGGATCTTGCTACACAACTTTCTGAGAACGGGGAAGACGATGCAAAAGTGGTAATGCTTCACACTGGAGGGACGTTGGGAATGTTTGGAGTGGCTCAGCGGTGCAAGTCTCACTTTAAAATGCCAGATAAAG GTAAAGGAATTGTGTAA
- the LOC140981073 gene encoding D-cysteine desulfhydrase 2, mitochondrial isoform X1, with the protein MRIQMLPRYPGVFSKHNLGNDEFVSKLLDRRWALSCPDTKINQVMTLYRKEGGLCGNNSFKNINNPCLGEGMMRKSHPFSSFYVVRDDLLHPLVNGNKARKLDAILPVLEDNAATDVVTCGGCQSAHTAAVAVSCAERGLKSHLLLRGEEPEILTGYNLVSKLYGNVVYVPRSMYAKREEMLTRHAELVLGCNGSTYWLRDFLEDLSLYHLASNYKSSEEDAVECHEKTRKVVIINEGAGDAIALLGLVRLVRYLSQDHLFGKKQALKIVVDAGSGTTAIGLGLGVLCLGLPWEIIAIMLADDIEGYRKMERNLISEFFACFTSYLGDYPPGSGVDFVIVNWVERSLPRKFGKILEGEVQKCQRIAQQTGILVDPIYTLSAWDLATQLSENGEDDAKVVMLHTGGTLGMFGVAQRCKSHFKMPDKGDNITSPNF; encoded by the exons ATGAGAATTCAGATGCTGCCTAGATATCCT GGTGTTTTCTCGAAGCATAATCTGGGTAATGACGAGTTTGTATCGAAATTGCTTGACAGAAGGTGGGCCTTAAGCTGCCCAGACACGAAAATCAACCAAGTAATGACTTTGTATCGAAAGGAAGGTGGATTATGTGGGAACAATTCTTTCAAGAACATCAACAATCCTTGTCTTGGTGAAGGGATGATGCGAAAGAGTCACCCTTTTTCATCATTTTATGTTGTGAGAGACGACTTGTTACATCCATTGGTGAATGGTAACAAGGCCAGGAAATTAGACGCAATACTTCCAGTCcttgaagataatgctgcaacTGATGTG GTCACCTGTGGCGGTTGCCAAAGTGCGCACACAGCAGCTGTAG CTGTTTCATGTGCAGAGAGAGGATTAAAATCTCACTTGTTACTCAGAGGAGAAGAACCTGAAATTCTAACGGGCTACAATCTGGTTTCTAAATTGTATGGAAATGTTGTTTATGTTCCAAGATCTATGTACGCCAAGAGAGAAGAAATGCTAACAAGGCATGCCGAGTTGGTTCTTGGCTGTAATGGCTCTACTTATTGGCTCAGGGATTTTCTTGAGGATCTCTCCTTATATCATCTGGCGAGTAATTACAAGTCCTCAGAAGAAGATGCTGTTGAATGTCATGAAAAAACAAGGAAAGTTGTTATTATCAATGAAGGCGCAGGAGATGCCATAGCATTGCTTG GCCTTGTACGTTTGGTTCGGTACTTGTCCCAGGACCATTTGTTTGGAAAAAAGCAAGCTCTAAAAATTGTTGTAGATGCTGGCAGCGGGACTACAGCTATTGGTTTGGGTCTTGGCGTTTTATGTTTAGG GCTTCCATGGGAGATTATTGCCATAATGCTGGCTGATGATATTGAGGGATACAGAAAAATGGAGCGAAACTTGATATCTGAATTTTTTGCATGCTTTACGTCTTACCTTGGTGACTACCCCCCCGGAAGTGGAGTAGATTTTGTAATCGTAAACTGGGTGGAACGGAGCTTACCAAGAAA GTTTGGCAAGATATTAGAAGGGGAAGTTCAAAAATGCCAAAGAATAGCACAGCAAACCGGTATTCTTGTAGATCCTATATATACTCTATCGGCTTGGGATCTTGCTACACAACTTTCTGAGAACGGGGAAGACGATGCAAAAGTGGTAATGCTTCACACTGGAGGGACGTTGGGAATGTTTGGAGTGGCTCAGCGGTGCAAGTCTCACTTTAAAATGCCAGATAAAGGTGACAATATTACAAGTCCAAACTTTTGA